In the genome of Methanobrevibacter sp., the window AGAATAGGCTATAGTACCTTCGCCATATATTTGATTAATGTGAGGTAACAATATGTTGAAAAGAGTCGATATTGTAGGAAATCCGAATATAGGAGTATTCATTCTTGCAACTGATGATGTGGCTATTGTTCCTTATAATCTTTTAGATGAAAAAGCTGAAATTATTAAGGAAACATTAGGAATCGATGTTGTCAAATCTTCTATTTCCGGCAGCAATCTTATAGGATCTTTAGCTGTAGCTAATTCAAATGGTATTGTTGTTTCCCCACATGTTTTGGATAGAGAAGTTAAGCAATTTGAAGAATTGGACTTAAAAGTTGCCACTATTCCTTCACAGTATACTGCTGTGGGAAATATTGTAGCTGCAAATGACAATGGCGCTATTGTAAGTCCGTTCTTATCTGAAGATGCATGCAATATAATTGAAGAAACTTTGGATGTAGATGTCGAATCCCGCTCAATTAGTGGAAGCGACATTATCGGATCTTTAATTAAAGTTACTAATAATGGATTTTTAATAACTAAAAATGCAACTTCCAGTGATATTAACTTGGCTCGTAAAGTATTTGGTGTTGAAGGAGATATTGGTACTGTCGGTAAAGGTATTTCTTTAGTTGGTGCTTGCTCCATTGCTAATTCACATGGTGCAATCGTAGCTAAAGA includes:
- a CDS encoding translation initiation factor IF-6 translates to MLKRVDIVGNPNIGVFILATDDVAIVPYNLLDEKAEIIKETLGIDVVKSSISGSNLIGSLAVANSNGIVVSPHVLDREVKQFEELDLKVATIPSQYTAVGNIVAANDNGAIVSPFLSEDACNIIEETLDVDVESRSISGSDIIGSLIKVTNNGFLITKNATSSDINLARKVFGVEGDIGTVGKGISLVGACSIANSHGAIVAKDSTGPEMARVEEALGFLDDNF